In Saccharicrinis fermentans DSM 9555 = JCM 21142, a genomic segment contains:
- a CDS encoding V4R domain-containing protein — MEPISYSFKWSDLGDIELGRPNLGNSTSVVTYRLMQYSLRNVLEMELGKEATQHFFYKAGYIAGIEFCTHALDIKKEFYDFIADLQKALKELNSSILRIEKTDLENQQFTLVLSEDLDCSGLPITDATTCDFDEGLLAGIFKAYTGNEFSVTEVDCWSTGARVCRFEINIK, encoded by the coding sequence ATGGAACCAATTTCCTATAGTTTTAAATGGTCTGACCTTGGCGATATTGAGCTGGGAAGGCCCAATTTAGGCAATAGCACAAGTGTTGTAACATACAGACTTATGCAATATTCCTTACGGAATGTGTTAGAAATGGAGCTGGGAAAAGAAGCCACCCAACATTTTTTTTACAAAGCAGGATATATTGCAGGCATAGAGTTTTGTACCCATGCACTGGATATAAAAAAAGAATTTTACGACTTTATTGCGGACTTACAAAAGGCACTTAAAGAACTAAACTCAAGCATCTTGAGAATTGAAAAAACAGATTTAGAGAATCAACAATTCACACTGGTTTTGTCCGAAGATTTAGATTGCTCCGGCTTGCCCATTACGGATGCAACCACCTGCGATTTTGACGAAGGTCTTTTGGCCGGCATATTCAAGGCCTATACAGGAAATGAATTTAGTGTTACAGAGGTGGATTGCTGGAGCACAGGTGCCAGAGTTTGCCGCTTTGAAATAAATATAAAATAA
- a CDS encoding efflux RND transporter permease subunit: MSKGTLEKVLNQKAFITAFLFAVFFGGFLAFDGLGKLENPEIPVKSAVVITPYPGASAAEVELEVTDVLEKAVQKLENIDFVESRSVDGMSEITINVDDNVRTPQMPQLYDHLRRKINDAKGSLPAGANDPIVMDDFGDVYGIFISVSADGYSYSELNDYVEYIKRELLLVDNIRRIEIFGQQTETVDIKFSTEKFAQLGINPMLIVQAINDQSSTVNPGSVVVGTERIRLSLGAKFKSIDDIKNLLVQLPGGGSFVLGEIATVERSFYTPKRSGLKYNGKNAMSLAVSVESKVNVVKIGEIFDNKIAEIQKDLPVGIEINKVYFQPERVSIAINGFMINLIESVLIVIIVLLFAMGLRSGLLIASGLIFTILGTFIVMEAVGIELQRVSLAAIIVAMGMLVDNAIVIADGILIDLKSSMDRKKAFINTAQKTAIPLLGATVIAILAFMPLGFSPGAAGEFLKSLFYVLAISLFLSWVFAMIQTPYMASWFYKKQSAKKQDENEDPYNNGIYRWFKNVLKQMLWHKTVFIIVTTILLFVSLWSFKFVRQEFMPGLDYPQYVIEYWLPQGSDIYQVERDLDQVYEDLKDWEGVENITIALGQTPARYTLLRPMNTSNNNYGELIVDAEDFETAQKTAAEIIPFLQQKYPQAFVRSRTYSPIFSEYLVEAKFTGPDPAVLHDLAEQAKEVMRASPLAQIVTDNWKNQSKILTPEYSIDQARLTGITRSNVANSLAIASNGLPVGALYQGEDMLPVILKMEEPIGKHVENIASVPVWGNTMNSTPLGQVIDSVKVSWQNGTIRRYDGIRAIKAQCNPVDGVTAPELWTSVSKGVEAIELPHGYQLEWLGDHKDSAEANENLFSLLPLAIGLMVLIIILLFNNLKQPMIVMGVVPLALVGVALGHHIMSTPFGFMGIIGTLGLIGMMIKNAIVLLDEINFEINNGVDQLNAIINSAVSRMRPVMMASLTTILGMIPLLFDVMFKGMAVAVMFGLLIGSLVTLLVVPVLYAILYRVNTKTLHD; encoded by the coding sequence ATGAGTAAAGGAACATTAGAAAAAGTATTAAACCAAAAGGCCTTTATCACAGCCTTTTTGTTTGCTGTATTTTTTGGAGGGTTTTTAGCCTTTGACGGTTTAGGAAAACTTGAAAATCCTGAAATACCAGTTAAATCAGCTGTTGTTATAACACCTTACCCTGGTGCTTCCGCTGCGGAAGTAGAACTAGAGGTTACGGATGTTTTAGAAAAAGCAGTTCAAAAACTGGAGAATATCGACTTTGTCGAATCTCGCTCAGTGGACGGCATGTCAGAAATAACGATCAACGTTGACGACAATGTACGAACACCACAAATGCCACAATTATACGATCATTTGCGCAGAAAAATAAACGATGCCAAAGGTTCATTACCTGCAGGCGCTAATGATCCCATTGTGATGGATGACTTTGGTGATGTGTATGGCATCTTTATTTCCGTCAGTGCAGATGGCTACTCTTATAGCGAACTGAATGACTATGTGGAATACATCAAAAGAGAACTATTATTGGTAGACAATATCCGAAGAATAGAAATCTTCGGACAACAAACCGAAACCGTAGATATCAAATTCTCTACCGAAAAGTTCGCACAACTGGGCATTAACCCCATGCTTATTGTTCAAGCCATCAATGACCAATCGAGCACTGTTAATCCGGGAAGCGTAGTGGTTGGTACTGAACGAATCCGACTAAGTCTGGGCGCCAAATTTAAAAGTATCGATGACATCAAAAACCTACTGGTTCAACTTCCTGGTGGTGGTTCTTTTGTCTTAGGTGAAATTGCAACTGTAGAGAGAAGCTTTTATACTCCTAAGCGAAGTGGACTTAAATACAATGGAAAGAATGCAATGTCCTTAGCTGTATCCGTAGAAAGCAAAGTAAACGTTGTAAAGATTGGAGAGATATTTGACAACAAAATTGCTGAAATCCAAAAAGATCTGCCTGTCGGCATTGAAATTAACAAAGTCTACTTCCAGCCAGAGAGGGTTAGCATTGCCATCAATGGCTTTATGATCAACCTAATAGAATCGGTACTAATTGTGATCATTGTGCTTTTATTTGCCATGGGACTTCGTTCTGGTCTGCTAATCGCCAGTGGCCTAATATTTACCATACTTGGTACTTTTATTGTCATGGAGGCAGTAGGCATAGAACTACAACGCGTATCGTTGGCTGCTATCATTGTGGCCATGGGTATGTTGGTCGATAACGCAATCGTAATTGCGGATGGCATTCTGATAGATCTCAAATCAAGTATGGATCGAAAAAAGGCCTTTATCAATACGGCACAGAAAACAGCCATACCTCTATTGGGGGCAACAGTCATTGCCATCCTAGCCTTTATGCCTCTGGGATTCTCCCCTGGTGCCGCAGGAGAATTCTTGAAATCTTTGTTTTATGTACTTGCAATATCACTATTCTTAAGTTGGGTATTTGCTATGATTCAAACACCTTACATGGCCAGTTGGTTTTATAAAAAACAAAGTGCAAAAAAACAAGACGAAAATGAAGACCCATACAATAATGGTATCTATAGATGGTTTAAAAACGTATTAAAACAGATGTTATGGCACAAAACAGTTTTTATTATCGTAACCACCATACTATTATTTGTATCTCTATGGTCCTTTAAATTTGTTAGGCAAGAGTTTATGCCAGGACTAGACTATCCTCAATACGTAATTGAATATTGGTTACCACAGGGTAGCGATATTTATCAGGTAGAGAGAGATCTTGATCAGGTTTATGAGGATCTAAAAGATTGGGAGGGAGTTGAAAACATCACAATCGCCTTGGGACAAACACCAGCCCGTTACACACTTTTACGCCCCATGAACACAAGCAACAATAACTACGGAGAGTTAATTGTTGACGCCGAAGATTTTGAAACAGCGCAAAAAACAGCGGCTGAGATTATACCATTTTTACAGCAAAAATATCCACAGGCTTTTGTAAGATCAAGAACGTACAGCCCAATATTTAGCGAATATCTGGTAGAAGCCAAATTCACAGGGCCCGATCCTGCGGTATTACATGATTTGGCAGAACAAGCCAAAGAAGTTATGCGCGCCAGTCCCCTGGCACAAATCGTAACAGACAACTGGAAAAACCAGTCGAAGATACTTACACCTGAATATTCTATTGATCAGGCACGCTTAACAGGAATCACGAGAAGCAACGTGGCCAATTCCTTAGCTATAGCTTCCAATGGTTTACCGGTAGGTGCACTGTATCAGGGTGAAGATATGCTTCCCGTCATACTCAAAATGGAAGAACCCATTGGTAAGCATGTGGAGAACATCGCATCCGTACCCGTTTGGGGCAATACCATGAACAGCACACCCCTGGGGCAAGTTATTGATTCTGTGAAGGTAAGCTGGCAAAATGGAACCATCCGACGTTACGATGGCATCAGAGCTATCAAAGCACAATGTAATCCCGTTGATGGAGTGACTGCTCCCGAACTGTGGACCTCCGTTAGCAAAGGTGTGGAAGCCATTGAACTACCACATGGTTATCAGCTGGAATGGCTAGGCGATCACAAGGATAGTGCAGAAGCCAATGAAAACCTGTTCTCGTTGCTGCCCCTTGCGATCGGACTAATGGTACTTATCATCATATTACTGTTCAACAATTTAAAACAACCCATGATAGTGATGGGAGTTGTACCTCTGGCATTAGTTGGGGTAGCACTTGGTCACCACATTATGTCTACGCCATTTGGTTTTATGGGCATCATTGGTACACTGGGACTCATTGGTATGATGATAAAAAATGCCATTGTACTACTCGATGAAATAAACTTTGAGATAAACAACGGCGTAGATCAGCTAAATGCCATTATCAACTCTGCTGTATCCAGGATGCGTCCTGTTATGATGGCTTCATTAACAACCATTTTAGGTATGATACCTTTGCTATTTGACGTTATGTTTAAAGGTATGGCAGTGGCAGTTATGTTTGGTCTCTTGATCGGATCACTGGTTACCCTACTGGTAGTACCCGTATTGTATGCCATCCTCTACAGAGTGAATACCAAAACATTACACGACTAA
- a CDS encoding PAS domain-containing sensor histidine kinase, translated as MTSPNLKQRLTQIVNSIAKGEYTKASLYDIQTEVEQLPDGDDKTLFNSILTLSQKNNESKNYIEELSKGNIQTTPPTNNQWVSAYKQLHANLNHLVWQIQRIAEGDLNQNIDYLGDLSLYFNKLIYSLKEKDQFERALKKSEQKFKTIIETSPDGIAITNLKGKVQYVTSKIVSQWGYSSPDEIIQRNVLEFIHPKYHEKATYFIGEMIKGNLSGAVELLMVRKNGTHFYSEINSNVLCDENDTPIGVLYIERNITQRKEIEELISQQIDQLSKLNASKDKFFKIIAHDLKNPFNALLGLSKLLVENVAENDVENIQKYAQSINEAADQTYHLLENLLEWSQLQSNGLKPKPAIFKASDIIYRVVAQYKPMALSKNIALHFHINSNQALWADQDMIATVLRNMISNALKFTSPQGQVKITAQQVKYHMQFEVSDTGIGIKKEDICQLFKIDNKLTQMGTANETGTGLGLILCKEFIKKNNGRIWVESKLGKGSRFIFTVPLKLVSSLS; from the coding sequence ATGACATCACCGAATTTGAAGCAACGGCTTACTCAAATAGTAAATAGCATTGCAAAAGGAGAGTATACCAAAGCTTCGCTCTATGACATACAAACAGAAGTTGAACAACTACCTGATGGTGACGATAAAACCCTTTTTAATTCCATCCTAACCTTATCGCAAAAAAACAACGAATCAAAAAACTATATCGAAGAATTATCCAAAGGCAATATACAAACAACACCCCCCACAAATAACCAGTGGGTATCTGCATACAAACAACTTCATGCCAATTTAAACCACTTGGTTTGGCAAATACAAAGAATTGCGGAAGGCGATTTAAATCAAAACATAGACTACCTGGGCGATCTATCATTATATTTTAATAAATTAATCTACTCCCTGAAAGAAAAAGATCAATTTGAACGCGCTCTCAAAAAAAGCGAACAAAAATTTAAAACCATTATTGAAACCTCTCCGGATGGAATTGCCATCACCAATTTAAAAGGAAAGGTACAATATGTTACTTCTAAAATAGTCTCCCAATGGGGCTATTCTTCTCCCGACGAAATTATTCAAAGAAACGTACTGGAGTTTATACACCCCAAGTACCACGAAAAAGCGACTTATTTTATTGGAGAAATGATAAAAGGAAATCTTTCGGGAGCAGTGGAGTTATTAATGGTTCGCAAAAATGGCACACATTTTTACAGCGAGATCAATTCAAATGTCCTCTGTGACGAAAACGACACACCCATAGGCGTACTTTACATAGAACGTAACATCACACAACGAAAGGAAATAGAGGAACTCATCTCTCAACAGATAGACCAACTATCAAAACTAAACGCTTCAAAAGATAAATTTTTCAAAATCATTGCTCATGACCTAAAAAACCCTTTTAATGCATTATTGGGCTTATCCAAACTTTTGGTAGAAAATGTGGCAGAAAATGATGTGGAAAACATACAAAAATACGCCCAATCTATAAACGAAGCCGCAGATCAAACCTACCATTTATTAGAAAACCTTTTAGAATGGTCACAACTGCAATCCAACGGATTAAAACCCAAACCAGCCATTTTTAAAGCCTCTGATATTATATACAGGGTTGTGGCACAATACAAGCCAATGGCTCTATCAAAAAATATAGCTTTACATTTCCATATAAATTCCAACCAAGCATTATGGGCCGACCAGGACATGATTGCCACTGTACTTCGTAACATGATTTCCAATGCACTCAAATTTACCAGTCCCCAAGGCCAGGTAAAAATTACGGCCCAACAAGTCAAATACCACATGCAGTTTGAGGTATCAGACACCGGCATTGGCATAAAAAAAGAAGATATCTGCCAGCTATTTAAGATAGACAACAAGCTAACTCAAATGGGCACGGCCAACGAAACAGGAACTGGTTTAGGACTTATCCTTTGCAAAGAATTTATCAAAAAGAACAATGGCCGCATATGGGTAGAGAGCAAACTAGGTAAAGGCAGCCGATTTATATTTACAGTTCCCCTCAAGCTAGTTTCTTCCCTTTCATAA
- a CDS encoding efflux RND transporter periplasmic adaptor subunit — MKSKSLWLSLLLTTAVVFTSCGDKSSTEQEENVKYVKSTEALPIDGSSKLIYNGVVKENRQVTLSFKVGGPVQELSVDAGDYVQKGQILARIDKRDYRVKVQATEAQYKQAKAEYERYQELYERKKLPKNTLDKLEAGFLMAKSQYEAAANALSDTDLKAPFSGYINKKMIENYQTVGAGQPIVELLDFSNLEVVVSIPEGQINEMSEVARITCDIRNANLFNIPAKIKTISKKTGDDSMFEAKILLDADSLDMVKPGMVAKVKVIQKISENAGLLVPVEAVFAQAGKQYIWVIDRDMSVKKHEVTASKIHGDGLMEIKSEIKTGEKVVTAGVHSLIEGQKVKILPKKSATNIGGLL; from the coding sequence ATGAAAAGTAAAAGTTTATGGCTATCCTTACTGCTAACGACAGCCGTAGTGTTTACATCGTGCGGAGACAAATCCTCAACGGAACAAGAGGAAAATGTAAAATATGTAAAATCAACGGAGGCACTTCCCATAGACGGAAGCAGTAAACTAATTTACAACGGTGTAGTTAAGGAAAACCGACAAGTTACATTATCATTTAAAGTTGGGGGTCCGGTTCAGGAATTATCCGTTGATGCTGGTGACTATGTTCAAAAAGGACAAATACTGGCTCGCATCGACAAGCGCGATTATAGGGTGAAAGTACAAGCGACCGAGGCTCAGTACAAACAAGCAAAAGCAGAGTACGAAAGATATCAGGAGCTTTATGAGCGCAAAAAACTGCCTAAAAACACATTAGACAAATTAGAAGCCGGTTTTCTAATGGCTAAAAGCCAATACGAAGCGGCAGCAAATGCACTGTCTGACACTGATTTAAAAGCTCCTTTTTCTGGATACATCAACAAAAAAATGATAGAAAACTACCAAACAGTTGGAGCGGGTCAGCCCATTGTTGAATTACTTGACTTCTCCAATTTAGAAGTTGTTGTAAGTATTCCTGAAGGTCAGATCAACGAAATGAGTGAAGTAGCCAGGATCACATGTGATATACGTAATGCTAACCTGTTCAATATTCCTGCTAAAATAAAAACCATCAGTAAAAAGACCGGTGACGACAGCATGTTTGAAGCGAAAATACTTTTGGATGCCGACAGCCTAGATATGGTTAAACCTGGCATGGTAGCTAAAGTAAAGGTAATACAAAAAATAAGCGAAAACGCAGGGCTACTTGTACCAGTAGAGGCCGTATTTGCCCAAGCCGGAAAACAATATATTTGGGTAATAGACCGTGATATGAGTGTCAAAAAACATGAGGTTACAGCATCCAAAATTCATGGAGATGGCTTAATGGAAATTAAAAGTGAAATTAAAACAGGTGAAAAAGTAGTAACAGCCGGCGTTCATTCTTTAATAGAAGGCCAAAAAGTAAAAATTTTACCTAAAAAATCTGCTACTAACATCGGAGGTTTGCTATGA
- a CDS encoding acyl-CoA carboxylase subunit beta → MNDNRIPFKKFHLRNERLRGQYDEAYYSKQHAKGKLTARERIDFLMDEGSFREIDAFVKPLGREDEEKYGDGVIVGYGTINGRKVFLFAQDFTFMGGSLGTVHARKIQKVQEMSLKMGHPIIGLIDSGGARIQEGVASLAGYAGIFMQNVKSSGVIPQISVILGPAAGGAVYSPALTDFRFMTKDTSYMFVTGPEVVKEVLNEDVTFEDLGGAEVHATESGVADMIFNDEEHTLMGVKKLLSYLPSNNVEHPPVKRDEDIEPGKPEKLSLLLPDDPNKPYDVVDVIRLIVDKGSFFEIAEKHAQNIVIGLARLNNQVIGVVANQPKVMAGCLDINASKKAARFVRFCDSFNVPVLVLEDVPGFMPGKSQEQNAIIMHGAKLLYAFAEATVPKVTVILRKAFGGAYIVMNSKNMGGDFNFAWPTAQVAVMGPEGAVKILNRKELASAKDPEELKRKLIADYKDNVANPYVADEKGYIDEVIDPSETRQVIINAFALLENKVEQNPIRKHGNIPL, encoded by the coding sequence ATGAATGACAATAGGATTCCATTTAAGAAGTTTCATTTGCGAAACGAACGTCTTCGGGGTCAATATGACGAGGCATATTATTCGAAACAACATGCCAAAGGAAAACTGACAGCCAGAGAGAGAATTGATTTTTTGATGGATGAGGGCAGTTTTCGAGAAATAGATGCCTTTGTTAAACCTTTGGGAAGAGAAGATGAAGAAAAGTATGGTGATGGTGTTATTGTAGGCTACGGAACCATCAACGGGCGTAAAGTATTTTTGTTTGCACAGGATTTTACCTTTATGGGAGGTTCATTGGGAACTGTTCATGCTCGTAAAATACAAAAAGTGCAAGAGATGTCGTTAAAGATGGGGCATCCTATCATTGGCCTTATCGATTCAGGAGGCGCTCGTATACAGGAGGGTGTAGCTAGTTTAGCAGGATATGCCGGTATTTTTATGCAGAATGTTAAGAGTTCAGGTGTTATTCCACAGATATCTGTTATTCTGGGACCTGCAGCAGGAGGTGCTGTTTATTCTCCAGCACTCACCGATTTTAGGTTTATGACCAAAGATACTTCATATATGTTTGTTACGGGGCCGGAAGTGGTCAAGGAAGTATTAAATGAAGATGTGACCTTCGAGGATCTTGGAGGAGCCGAAGTGCACGCTACGGAGAGTGGTGTGGCAGATATGATTTTTAATGATGAAGAGCATACCTTGATGGGGGTTAAGAAGCTCCTGAGTTATCTGCCTTCTAATAATGTGGAACATCCGCCAGTAAAACGGGACGAAGATATTGAGCCTGGGAAACCTGAGAAACTTTCCTTATTATTACCAGATGACCCCAATAAGCCTTACGACGTGGTGGATGTGATTCGCTTGATTGTGGATAAGGGGTCGTTTTTTGAGATTGCGGAAAAGCATGCGCAAAATATAGTGATAGGTCTTGCTCGTTTAAATAATCAGGTTATTGGAGTGGTGGCTAATCAGCCCAAAGTAATGGCCGGCTGCCTTGATATCAATGCATCCAAAAAGGCAGCGCGTTTTGTGCGTTTTTGTGATTCTTTTAATGTTCCTGTGTTGGTGTTGGAAGATGTTCCTGGATTTATGCCAGGAAAAAGTCAGGAGCAGAATGCAATTATTATGCATGGAGCCAAGTTGTTGTATGCCTTTGCGGAGGCTACAGTGCCTAAGGTTACGGTTATTCTACGAAAAGCTTTTGGAGGTGCCTATATTGTAATGAATAGTAAGAATATGGGGGGTGATTTTAATTTTGCATGGCCAACGGCTCAGGTGGCAGTTATGGGACCTGAAGGAGCTGTTAAAATATTAAATAGAAAGGAATTGGCCAGTGCAAAGGATCCCGAAGAATTAAAGCGTAAATTGATTGCCGATTACAAGGATAATGTGGCCAATCCATATGTGGCCGATGAAAAGGGATATATTGATGAAGTGATTGATCCCTCTGAAACGCGGCAGGTTATTATCAATGCTTTTGCCTTGCTTGAAAACAAAGTTGAACAGAACCCGATACGTAAACACGGGAATATACCATTATAA